A section of the Xiphias gladius isolate SHS-SW01 ecotype Sanya breed wild chromosome 8, ASM1685928v1, whole genome shotgun sequence genome encodes:
- the LOC120792810 gene encoding patatin-like phospholipase domain-containing protein 2 codes for MFDWDEEWNISFAGCGFRSIYYLGALSCILERVPHLVHGASKFCGASSGCLVAAALTVGIPIEQVCDDVLAMAKEARKHRLGVFHPTFSLLRAVRESLLQKLPADAHRRASGRLCVSLTRLADGRNVLVSEFASREELVQALMCSCFFPVYCGFIPPSYRGVHYMDGALSNSMPLFEQRNTITMAPFSGESDVCPKEGTFNFLEVHYGNVSIQVNTGNVHRVCTSFLPPRPEKLAEICHNGYTDALRFLGERDLLGTQCLPPSLSARMDALTPACCALTKEAARAESETTPLNGLNPAQEEHCWLDHRVIESLPADIQKILCEACREGHGGVSWWSQLTEFLLVKGVWSLLTILMLPVELTFLLTKGVIQSGCTVICRLSTCITDFCVGCKENNSASPQRRCSDRPSGSQKPDRGETKA; via the exons ATGTTTGACTGGGACGAGGAGTGGAACATCTCTTTTGCAGGCTGTGGATTCAGGAGCATTTACTACCTGGGAGCTCTGAGCTGCATCCTCGAACGGGTCCCCCATCTGGTTCATGGTGCGTCGAAGTTCTGCGGAGCCTCATCTGGTTGTCTGGTTGCTGCAGCTCTGACTGTTGGGATTCCCATCG AACAGGTCTGTGATGATGTGCTGGCCATGGCGAAAGAGGCCAGAAAACACAGGCTGGGTGTTTTCCACCCGACCTTCAGTCTGCTGCGGGCGGTACGTGAATCCCTGCTGCAGAAACTCCCAGCTGACGCCCACCGTCGGGCCTCTGGGAGGCTCTGCGTGTCCCTCACCAGACTGGCTGACGGGAGAAACGTCTTGGTGTCAGAGTTTGCCAGCAGAGAAGAGCTGGTTCAG GCTCTCATGTGCAGCTGCTTTTTCCCAGTTTACTGTGGTTTCATTCCACCTTCATACCGTGGAGTG CACTACATGGATGGAGCCCTGAGCAACAGCATGCCCCTGTTCGAGCAGAGGAACACCATCACGATGGCCCCGTTCTCGGGCGAGAGCGACGTCTGCCCCAAGGAGGGTACGTTCAACTTCCTCGAGGTGCACTACGGCAACGTCAGCATCCAGGTCAACACCGGCAACGTGCATCGCGTCTGTACATCCTTCTTACCTCCTAGACCTGAG AAGCTGGCTGAGATCTGCCACAATGGCTACACGGATGCTCTTCGCTTCCTGGGAGAAAGAG ATCTGCTCGGGACACAGTGTCTTCCCCCCAGTTTGTCGGCACGGATGGACGCACTCACACCTGCTTGCTGTGCGCTGACGAAGGAAGCGGCTCGAGCGGAGTCCGAGACGACACCGCTGAATGGACTAAATCCCGCACAAGAAGAGCATTGCTGGCTGGACCACCGAGTCATAGAGAGCCTGCCGGCTGACATCCAAAAAA tCCTGTGTGAGGCCTGCAGGGAGGGTCACGGCGGTGTCAGCTGGTGGTCTCAGCTGACCGAGTTCCTTCTGGTCAAAGGGGTCTGGAGCCTCCTGACCATCCTCATGCTGCCCGTCGAGCTGACCTTCTTACTCACCAAAGG TGTGATACAGTCGGGCTGTACGGTAATTTGCAGACTGTCGACGTGCATCACTGATTTCTGCGTTGGATGCAAGGAAAACAACAG TGCGTCTCCCCAGCGGCGCTGCAGCGACAGGCCCTCTGGCTCTCAGAAACCAGACAGGGGGGAGACAAAGGCATGA
- the tdg.1 gene encoding thymine DNA glycosylase, tandem duplicate 1 isoform X1, which produces MEEKLNGSLPVVSPEYLQQWVQSAQQFHALQSQYSGLNNNHQFPYPERQTGETAMAHMANPDPMMDQQGPANLAKPPAKKRGRPAQPKEPRAPKPPKVPKAPKPPKDPNAPKAKPGPKPKKATEAKADGKQEKIDESFKKVKRKVDRFKGMSEEEVMKKTLPDLLDYNLDYVIIGINPGLMAAYIGRWFPGPGNHFWKCLFLSGFTEEQLNHMHDTALPVKYKMGFTNMVARATPGSKDLTSKELREGGKILVEKLKKYRPLIAVFNGKCIYEMFCRELFGKKPQKLEFGLQPHKIPECDVALYLMPSSSARCAQFPRAQDKVHFYIKLRELRDQLKGVQRGTEIQEVDYTFDLKLAKEDAKRLAIKEEQYDPGYEDAYGGAYVERGPEEGQAQAQSQTNGHCTFSSAENTEGAQAATMSQTAEGQLPDGQWMTQSFADQIPDISGGPKGGSA; this is translated from the exons ATGGAAGAAAAGCTGAACGGATCACTGCCTGTTGTCTCCCCGGAGTATCTTCAACAGTG gGTTCAGTCTGCCCAGCAGTTCCACGCTCTTCAGTCCCAGTATTCAGGCTTGAACAACAACCATCAGTTTCCCTACCCGGAGAGGCAGACGGGAGAGACGGCCATGGCACACATGGCTAATCCAGATCCCATGATGGATCAACAGGGACCTGCCAACCTGGCAAAAC CCCCAGCCAAAAAGAGAGGCAGACCAGCTCAGCCCAAGGAACCCAGGGCTCCCAAACCACCAAAAGTACCCAAGGCACCAAAGCCACCGAAGGACCCAAATGCACCTAAAGCCAAACCCGGTCCTAAGCCCAAGAAGGCCACTGAGGCCAAGGCAGATGGCAAGCAGGAGAAGATTGATGAGAGCTTCAAGAAGGTGAAGAGGAAAGTTGATCGCTTCAAAGGAATGTCAGAAGAGGAAGTCATGAAAAAAACTCTACCAGACCTGCTGGACTACAACCTGGACTATGTCATT ATTGGTATCAATCCGGGGCTGATGGCAGCTTACATTGGACGATGGTTTCCAGGACCTGGAAATCATTTTT GGAAGTGCCTGTTTCTGTCTGGATTTACTGAGGAGCAGCTCAACCACATGCATGACACCGCCCTGCCTGTCAAGTACAAAATGGGTTTCACCAACATGGTGGCCAGGGCGACACCAGGGAGTAAAGACCTCACGAG TAAAGAGTTACGTGAAGGAGGCAAAATTCTTGTAGAGAAGTTGAAGAAATACAGGCCCCTTATTGCTGTTTTCAATGGAAAat gtatCTATGAAATGTTCTGCAGAGAATTGTTTGGTAAGAAACCACAGAAGCTTGAATTCGGCTTGCAGCCACACAAGATTCCCGAGTGTGACGTG GCTCTGTATTTGATGCCCTCTTCCAGCGCTCGTTGTGCTCAGTTCCCTCGTGCTCAGGACAAAGTCCACTTCTACATCAAACTGAGGGAGCTCAGAGATCAGCTGAAGGGCGTCCAAAGGGGCACTGAGATCCAGGAGGTTGACTACACATTTGACCTGAAGTTGGCCAAGG AGGATGCCAAGAGGCTGGCGATAAAGGAGGAGCAGTACGACCCTGGTTATGAAGATGCCTATGGAGGAGCGTACGTAGAGAGAGGACCTGAAGAGGGCCAGGCCCAGGCCCAGAGCCAGACCAACGGTCACTGTACATTCTCATCTGCAGAAAACACAG AAGGAGCACAGGCGGCGACCATGTCTCAAACAGCAGAGGGCCAGCTCCCAGACGGACAGTGGATGACCCAGTCCTTTGCGGATCAGATCCCAGATATCAGCGGCGGACCAAAAGGCGGCAGCGCATGA
- the tdg.1 gene encoding thymine DNA glycosylase, tandem duplicate 1 isoform X2, translating into MAHMANPDPMMDQQGPANLAKPPAKKRGRPAQPKEPRAPKPPKVPKAPKPPKDPNAPKAKPGPKPKKATEAKADGKQEKIDESFKKVKRKVDRFKGMSEEEVMKKTLPDLLDYNLDYVIIGINPGLMAAYIGRWFPGPGNHFWKCLFLSGFTEEQLNHMHDTALPVKYKMGFTNMVARATPGSKDLTSKELREGGKILVEKLKKYRPLIAVFNGKCIYEMFCRELFGKKPQKLEFGLQPHKIPECDVALYLMPSSSARCAQFPRAQDKVHFYIKLRELRDQLKGVQRGTEIQEVDYTFDLKLAKEDAKRLAIKEEQYDPGYEDAYGGAYVERGPEEGQAQAQSQTNGHCTFSSAENTEGAQAATMSQTAEGQLPDGQWMTQSFADQIPDISGGPKGGSA; encoded by the exons ATGGCACACATGGCTAATCCAGATCCCATGATGGATCAACAGGGACCTGCCAACCTGGCAAAAC CCCCAGCCAAAAAGAGAGGCAGACCAGCTCAGCCCAAGGAACCCAGGGCTCCCAAACCACCAAAAGTACCCAAGGCACCAAAGCCACCGAAGGACCCAAATGCACCTAAAGCCAAACCCGGTCCTAAGCCCAAGAAGGCCACTGAGGCCAAGGCAGATGGCAAGCAGGAGAAGATTGATGAGAGCTTCAAGAAGGTGAAGAGGAAAGTTGATCGCTTCAAAGGAATGTCAGAAGAGGAAGTCATGAAAAAAACTCTACCAGACCTGCTGGACTACAACCTGGACTATGTCATT ATTGGTATCAATCCGGGGCTGATGGCAGCTTACATTGGACGATGGTTTCCAGGACCTGGAAATCATTTTT GGAAGTGCCTGTTTCTGTCTGGATTTACTGAGGAGCAGCTCAACCACATGCATGACACCGCCCTGCCTGTCAAGTACAAAATGGGTTTCACCAACATGGTGGCCAGGGCGACACCAGGGAGTAAAGACCTCACGAG TAAAGAGTTACGTGAAGGAGGCAAAATTCTTGTAGAGAAGTTGAAGAAATACAGGCCCCTTATTGCTGTTTTCAATGGAAAat gtatCTATGAAATGTTCTGCAGAGAATTGTTTGGTAAGAAACCACAGAAGCTTGAATTCGGCTTGCAGCCACACAAGATTCCCGAGTGTGACGTG GCTCTGTATTTGATGCCCTCTTCCAGCGCTCGTTGTGCTCAGTTCCCTCGTGCTCAGGACAAAGTCCACTTCTACATCAAACTGAGGGAGCTCAGAGATCAGCTGAAGGGCGTCCAAAGGGGCACTGAGATCCAGGAGGTTGACTACACATTTGACCTGAAGTTGGCCAAGG AGGATGCCAAGAGGCTGGCGATAAAGGAGGAGCAGTACGACCCTGGTTATGAAGATGCCTATGGAGGAGCGTACGTAGAGAGAGGACCTGAAGAGGGCCAGGCCCAGGCCCAGAGCCAGACCAACGGTCACTGTACATTCTCATCTGCAGAAAACACAG AAGGAGCACAGGCGGCGACCATGTCTCAAACAGCAGAGGGCCAGCTCCCAGACGGACAGTGGATGACCCAGTCCTTTGCGGATCAGATCCCAGATATCAGCGGCGGACCAAAAGGCGGCAGCGCATGA